The Acidobacteriota bacterium DNA segment GCTGGATGGCAACGGCAAGCAGTTATTGAATCAGTTGATCGCTTCGTTGATCGCTGTGGCGATGGGCGCGGTTGGCACCTTGATCATCTTAAAAGTGGTTGACCTGGTGATTGGTTTGCGAGTTTCCGAAGAGGATGAATTACAGGGGCTTGATTTAACCCAGCACGGTGAAGAGGGCTATAACTTTGACCTCGATTTAATCACTGCCGAGCGCACCTCTGTGGGGTTAATCAATACGGGTTTAGCCACCGCTTCGCAGGCTGTAAACGAATGAAAGTTTGTCCCGGAGTTTATGGTTATTGACTGAATGGCAATAAGCTCATGGTTTGTGCGTGAATCATCAGTTTGGTTAGGAGAATATCATGAAAAAAATAGAAGCGATTATCCGTCCGCATTTGCTCGAAAGTGTCAAGGATGCGTTGCAAACGCTGGGCGTTCAAGGCATGACGATTAACGAAGTAAAAGGGTTCGGACGACAAAAAGGGCACACCGAAGTTTATCGTGGCAGCGAATACAAAATTGAATTCGTGCCAAAGGTAAAAATCGAAGTGGTCATCGATGATGAAATTCTGGAAGACGCGATTGCCGCTATCACCAAAACGGCGCGAACCGGCAAATTCGGCGATGGCAAAATTTTCGTCTTCACCGTCGAAGAAGCCATACGCATTCGCACAGGTGAACATGGACTTGGAGCTATTTAAAGTCGGGCGTCGTTCGTATCGCCAAGCGTTTCAACGGTTATTACATTTTCCAAATTCAGTGTCGGCAACCGGGTAAATGCTCAGTTACTTGTCCAACGGTTTCGACAAAGTTTTCATCGTCCGTTTTATTTCCGCATTAAAAAAATCTCGAAGAGGAGGAATTTATGTCCAAGGGTAAAGTCCTGGTGTTGTTATTTTCATTATTTTTAGGTTGGATGACTTTGCAGGCAACCAGTCCGCTGGTTAAAGCACAGGAAGCTGACGCGCCGCCTGCCCCGGTTGCCGATGCGTCCGGTGGCAATACCGGTTCGGCAAATGACGTTACCGCAGAAGAAGCCGGTAAACCGACGCTTGATGAAGTCGCCGCCACCGTCGGTCACAATAAAATCGCTATCAACTTTATATGGGTTTTAATCGCAGGCTTTCTGGTGATGTTCATGCAAGCCGGGTTCGCGCTGGCAGAAACCGGCTTCACTCGCGCCAAAAACGCGGCGCACACGATGGCGATGAATATGTTGGTTTACGCGGTCGGGATGCTGGCATTCTGGTTATGCGGCTTCGGTCTGATGATGGGCGGCATCGGTTCAACCCCGGCTTTAGGCAGCGTCGCTTCGGTCTTGAATCAGGAATTTACCATTGAGATTGGCGGGAAAACTCTTGGGCTGTTTGGCATGAAAGGGTTTATGTTAGGCGGCGAAGCTTATGATGTCGGGGTGTTCGCGCTCTTTTTATTCATGATGGTATTTATGGACACTGCCGCCACCATCCCGACTGGCGCGATGGCTGAACGCTGGAAATTTTCTGCTTTCATTCTCTTTTCGTTTTTTATGGGCGCGCTGGTCTACCCGATATTTGGCAACTGGGTTTGGGGCGGCGGTTGGCTCGCTACGCTTGGCACCAATTTCGGAATGGGTCATGGCTTCGTGGATTTTGCCGGCTCATCCGTCGTGCATATGACCGGCGGCGTTACCGCATTCATTGGCGCAAAACTGATTGGTCCGAGGCTTGGCAAATACACCTCAGATGGTAAACCGGTGGCGATTCCCGGTCATGATTTACCGATGGCGATGCTTGGGGTTTTCATTCTGGCTTTTGGCTGGTTCGGGTTCAACGCCGGAAGCAGCCTCGCGGGTGGCGATTTGCGCGTCAGTGTGATTGCGGTCAATACCATGCTGGCGTCGGCGTCGGGCGCATTAGTCAGTGGCATGTATGTCTGGAAACGTTTAGGCAAACCTGACCCCAGCATGATGTCAAACGGCATGCTTGCAGGATTGGTTGCCATCACCGCGCCGTGCGCTTTTGTAACCAGTTGGGCATCCGTAATCATCGGCGCAATCGCCGGAATTCTTGTGGTGGAAAGCATCCTCTTCATCGAACGAACTTTGAAAGTGGACGATCCGGTGGGCGCAATTTCTGTACACGGGGTTTGCGGTTTCTTCGGGGTTGTGGCTTTGGGGTTGTTCGCCGACGGCACTTATGGCGATGGCTACAATGGCGTCACCGGCGGCATTCGCGGCTTGTTTTACGGCGATGCCAAACAATTTCTTGCACAGGTCATCGGGCCGCTCACCAACATCATTTTTGTCGGCATCAGTTTTTATTTGATTTACAAACTGGTGGACAAACTGGTGGGTCATCGTGTGGATGCCGAAGCCGAAATCGGTGGCTTGGATTTGCCGGAAATGGGCGCATTGGCTTATCCCGATTTCCAACTGTCGTCAGGCAGTCAACTGGGCAGTTATTTAATTCCTGTACCGGCGACTGCGGCAGCCGAAAAGGAACTCTCAGGCGCTTTAATCGAAGAAACCCGGTAAATTTTAAGGAGGATTTTTTATCCGAAATCAGTAAGGGACGCTTCTTTTTTAAGGGTGATGCGGCAACATCGTCCCGAAGCGTCCCAATCACAAAACGCGCTAACACCTGTTGGGTAGTCAGCACAATTGCTTTCCGAGTGTAAATCTACAAAGAAGATTTTTGCAAGCATTCGTTTGGCAGATTGTCCTTCGCTGGTCGTCACTTCGCAGGTGCAACGCAAATCTAACGCATAGGAGGCAATCACCAAATGTTTAAACGTACTCTCATTTCGATTTTTTTCCTGATTATTTTAACCGTCATCACCAACCAAACGACTCGCGCTCAATCGACGCTGTTTAATATTCCCTCAACTGATGTGGTGTCCAAAGGAAAGACCTATCTGGAGTTTGATTTTTTCAGCCATTTTGAAAGCCATAAAAACGGCGGATTTCAAGCTTATGTGCCGCGCGCGGTTTTCGGACTTGGCAAAGGCATTGAAGTCGGCGCGAATGTCGCGTTTACAGATACGCTTGCGCCCGATCAACCCGTCGAATTTCAGCCCAACATCAAATGGCAAGCTTATGCCAATGAAAAATCAGCGGTGACGGTTTCGGTTGGCGCTATCGGTTATCTGCCGATAGCCAATACCACCGGCACAGACAGTTTTGCGATGATTTACAGCAACGTGAGCAAGAAAGTCTCAGGTAAATTTGGACCTAGGCTCACTGGCGGCGCTTATGGATTGTTGGGGCGCGATAAAGGATCAATCCGCGAGGATGGCACGATTATCGGCGTTAAAGCCGGGGCGATTGTCGGTTATGAACAACCGATTCATCCGAAAGTCAGTTTCGTTGCCGATTGGTTCAGCGGCGCGAATCGTTTCGGATACGCGACACCGGGACTGGCTTTTTCGCTCCCGAAAAACAGCCTGTTTTATGCCGGATACAGCATCGGCAATGAAGGGCGCAAAAACAACGCTTTGTTTCTCTATTACGGCATCACTTTTTAACCCATTCAAATACTACTCTCTCAGGCAACCGCTTCATTCAACTGGAAGTGGTTGCCTTTTTTTATTGCCGAAATTTGGAAGCAATTCTTCACAGGCAATTCCCGGCAAGCGACTCATTGGAAACAATCATTTGAAGCATTTCAAATTCGTATTAGCCATTTGATGAATTGCCACTTGCTTGAACCAGGGCGGTTTGCGATTGAGTTTACTCAGCCGCTGTTGAGGAAATAGTTTTGCAAACTGCTATAGTGGATAATAGACAGGCTGGAAAGCGGCTTTAGCCAAAATCAGTTATGCGTGAAAATCCAGTTAAGATGTTCTAATCTTTCTTCGCATAAAATTTATTGCTAAAAAAAAATAACCACGAAGTCTACCTGCTTAGTAAACTTCGTGGTCGAGTTGGTTGGGACAAACAAAGCTTAAATATCGTAATAGAGTTGGAATTCCAGCGGATGTGGACGCATGCGAACGGCGTTGATTTCACGGTCGGTTTTGTATTCAATCCAGCGTTTGAGCAAGGTTTCATTGAACACCCCGCCTTTGAGCAAGAATTCATGGTCGGCTTCCAGCGCCGCCAGCGCCGCATCCAACGATCCCGGCACGCTCGGCACTTTCGCGAGTTCTTCGGCTGGCAAATCGTAAATATCCTTATCGAGCGGTTCACCCGGATCAATGCGGTTTTGCACGCCATCAAGTCCCGCCATCAACAATGCTGAAAATGCCAGATACGGATTGCACGAGGCATCCGGGAACCGCACTTCCAGACGTTTGGCTTTCGGGCTAGGTGAAAACATCGGGATGCGCACGGCAGCCGAACGATTGCGCGCCGAATAGGCGAGATTCACAGGCGCTTCAAAACCCGGAACCAGCCGCTTGTAACTGTTGGTGGTCGGCGAAGTCAGCGCCGCGAGCGCCGGCGCGTGTTTTAAAATCCCGCCGATATAAAATTTCGCCATCTCGGATATTCCTGCATAACCGTCACCGGCAAACAATGGCTTCCCTTCTTTCCACAAAGACTGGTGGCAGTGCATACCGTTGCCGTTATCGCCATACAGCGGTTTGGGCATAAAGGTCACGGTTTTGCCATATCGTCTGGCGACATTTTTCACCGTGTATTTAAAAAGCATCAGGTTATCGGCGGTTTGCAAAAGCGTGTCGTAACGAAAATCGATTTCGCACTGTCCGCCGGTCGCCACTTCGTGATGGTGACATTCGACGTTGATGCCAAGGGTTTTCAGTTCGGCGGAAATATCGGCGCGCAAATCAATCAAGGTGTCGAGCGGCGCAACCGGCACATAACCTTCTTTGGCGCGAATGGTGTACCCTGAACCTTCCGAGCCAGAATTCCAATGCCCTTCGGCGCTATCGACGGTCGCGCCGCAGGAGTTGTTGTTGTTATGAAAAACCACTTTATCGAAAACAAAGAATTCGGCTTCGGGTCCGAAATAGCAGGTATCGGCAACGCCCGTCGATTGCAGGTAGCTTTGCGCTCTTTTGGCAACCGCGCGCGGGTCGAAGGTGTAGCCTTCGCGGGAAATCGGGTCTACCACATCGGCAATTAAAACCAGAGTTTTTCGTTGTAAAAACGGGTCGATATAAAATTTTGACGGATCGGGAATCAGCAACATATCGCTTTCGTTAATCGCAGCCCAACCGCGTATGCTGCTGGCATCGAAACCGAACCCGCCTTCAAACGAGCCTTCATCCAATTCGCTGATTGGAAACGACAGGTGTTGCCAGGAACCGACCATATCCGTAAAACGCACGCTGACAAATTCCGCTTTCTCATCGGCGGCAAATTTCAAAACAGTTTTTGGATTCATTCTTTCTCCTATTTAGATTCAATATTAAATTTCAAAGGATTGCTCTCAGGTGATGCTTCATTAAGTACACCTGAAAAAGCAATGCCTGTGCCAACCTGAGAAAATTGCTTAAATTTTTTTTAACAAATGTGATTTCAACAATTGCCTTGTCAATGCGGGTGATTCAATGGCTGGATGGCTGCAAATCCGACAAACATTTTTGTACGATGAGATTTTGATAATCTACAATTTTGTCTTTTTTCCAGGCATCGTCATGAGCCATAATTCCCGGCTACACCGGTTTGAAATAGTTGAAGGTTTAAAAATCTTCGCTTTTCCTGACACCGGGTTATCCGGGGTTCGCTGCTTGACGAACCTGTAGGGCTTAATCATACAATGCTGTCGATTAAAGAAGACAAACTTACAAAATTGTAAGCCGATAATGAGAAAATCCGAATGACCGATAAAACCGACGAAATCAAAAAGCTCTCCACCCTCTTAGAAATCTCCCAAGCCCTCTCAGGCGTGAGCAATCTTAAAGCCTCATTTCATCGCGCCCTCGAAGTTCTCGAACGCCAGCACGGCTTTATTCATAGCGCCGTCACCTTGATTAATGAAAAAACCGGCGAGCGCGAAATCGAAGCCACCAACGGCATCAGCCTGACCAGCCAAGCCAATCGCTTTCTGCTCGGTGAAGCGATAACCACGCGGGTGCTTGAAAGCGGCAAACATGTCGTGGTGCCGCAAATCAGCCGCGAACCGTTAATTTCACAACGCGCCTCGCATCGCAAAGATTTAGCCAAACACGAACTGACCTTCATCTGTGTGCCGGTCTTGTTGAATCGCAAACCGGTCGGCGCGGTCAGCGTCAATCTGGTTTATAAAAGCAATCGCGATTATGACCGCTCGGTAAAATTTTTGCGCGTCGCCGCTTCGATGATCGCCCAATCCATCAAAGCCCAACATGCCATCGAAGCCGAACGCCAGCGGCTGGTCGATGAAAATATTCATTTACGGCAGGAACTCAAAGAGCGCTACGATTTTTCGCATATCATCGGCAACAGTGGACCCATGCGACAGGTTTATGAATCGGTCGCCCAGGTCGCCCACACCAACACCACCGTGTTGATTCGCGGCGAATCGGGAACCGGTAAAGAGTTAATCGCTCATGCGATTCATTACAATTCGCTGCGCGCCAAAAAACCGTTTATCAAAGTAAGCTGTGCGGCTTTGCCTGAGACCTTGATTGAGGCGGAACTGTTCGGTTACGAAAAAGGCGCCTTTACGGGCGCGCACACCCGCAAGAAAGGACGGTTTGAGTTAGCCGAAGGCGGCACCTTATTTTTGGATGAAATCGGCGATATAAATTTATCGACTCAGGTGAAATTGCTGAGAGTTTTGCAGGAACGAGAATTCGAGAGGCTGGGCGGAACCGAGACGATTCGCGTGAATGTGCGGTTGATTGCCGCTACCAATAAAGATTTGGAAAAAGCGATTGCCGAAGGCACCTTCCGCGAAGACCTCTATTATCGTTTGAATGTGTTCACGATTTTTATGCCGCCGCTAAGGGAGCGCAAGCCTGATGTGTTATTGCTGGCGGATTATTTTTTGCAGAAGTATGCCCGCGAACACAACAAAAACATCAAACGCATTTCGACACCGGCGATAGATATGTTGACGTCGTATCATTGGCCCGGCAATGTTCGCGAATTGGAAAACTGTATCGAACGGTCAATATTAGTTTGCGATGAACAGGTATTGCACGGTCATCACCTGCCGCCGACTTTGCAGACGGCGTCGGAGAGCGGCACGGTTTCGCGGTTGTCTTTGGCAGCGGCGATTGAAGCCTTTGAAAAGGACATCATTCAGGATGCCTTAAAAACCGTGCGTGGCAATCGTTCACGCGCCGCGAAATTGCTGGACACCACCGAACGCATTCTCGGTTACAAAGTCCTGAAATACGGCATTGATTGCCGCCGCTTCCGTTGAGGATGAATCCAACGCCTATGGTTCAGATAGATTTTCGATTGACAGGTTTGCTATTCAGAAATAAACTCTGCGCCGTAAATCAATCAGGATAAGAACCATACTTCGGTTAATACGATATAGATAGCTAAAACCATCAATTGGCAGATGGAATTTTATAGATATAGATAAAACTTTCCATATTTATATCAAAAGAAGCCAACGCCTAATTCATTTAGGCAGCTAAAATCGTGAGCGGTAAATAAGAGATACTCCAATGGGAATACGTGTTCAGTTTTGGCTGGGAGCTGCGGATGGTATCACAACACATTTTCTAAACGCTCCGTTAAGTGAGTTCATAGCGTGGTATCACACTCTCATAGAAGATTACCCTGAAGAATTAGTGCCAGGAGTCTCCGAACTCATCCTGGAAGTTATTCAAACCGGAGAATCGGCTCTGCTTGCTGAAACCCAACGAAAGGCTGACACCATTGACCGAATGATCGACTTATTCTATGGGTCTTATTGCGATGGTATCCGGCCTGATCTGCTACAAGAAGCCGAAGGGTCTATGTTATATGTGCAAAGGTATGAAAAGCACAAGGAGCTGATTGGGGCACAGTGTGGGGCGATGGCTCTTGAGTATTGGGAACATCTGCTGGCAGGTAGAGGGATTGGGAGGCAGGGGATGCACTATCCTTACCGATCACTAGATGGCGTTTTCAGAATCGGATACTGGACTTTTGATGAATGTGAAAGCTTACAAAGGCTAATGACGAAGAATTTGAAGGGTCAATTGGAATCAAAGTTTCAGGGAGACCGGTATATCGACATCCAAGCAAGCTACAGAGCATTGAAATGTGCAACGGAAAACGAAGTTGGATTAATCTTGACCGTGGCATAGCTGAAACCGCGGCACCGCTGCCTAACAAGGTGTTCGACCGGAGCCGCCGAAGCGGATTTCTAATGGTTTCTTCCAGTACCGTTCGGCATCCCGGTTATGCCGGGCGTTAGACCTACGTAAGCACTGCGGACTTTGATCGGAAGAGAAGCAATGAAACTATCCGAAGATGAATATCAGCTTTCTCTCAGAATTGGCTTTGATCCAGAAGTATCCCGTTTGATCAAAGTTGTAACTGGCTGCCCTCTGATGCGATTGTTGGGATACACTGAGGATTTCCAAACTCAAGAAGTAGATGGCCTCTCTGTATTTGTTAAAGATGGGGATCAGGCAGAGATGGTGATAATCAAGCTACTGCCTAAATTGATACCACTGGGATATAGAGCCTTCTGGAGTGAACGCGAAAGTAATCGGCTGGCTAAGCAGTACGAAGTCGCTTTTCTAAAGACAACTAGTCAATATGAAATCCTGCACATCAAGAAGACGGATGGTGCTAATTATGATATCTCTACAGAAGATATTATTGCTAAGCTCAAAGACTGGGAAAGGTTCTGCCAGTTTACTGTCGTTGGAGCTGCGGGCGATTGGGTCGC contains these protein-coding regions:
- a CDS encoding P-II family nitrogen regulator, with the translated sequence MKKIEAIIRPHLLESVKDALQTLGVQGMTINEVKGFGRQKGHTEVYRGSEYKIEFVPKVKIEVVIDDEILEDAIAAITKTARTGKFGDGKIFVFTVEEAIRIRTGEHGLGAI
- a CDS encoding ammonium transporter; translation: MTLQATSPLVKAQEADAPPAPVADASGGNTGSANDVTAEEAGKPTLDEVAATVGHNKIAINFIWVLIAGFLVMFMQAGFALAETGFTRAKNAAHTMAMNMLVYAVGMLAFWLCGFGLMMGGIGSTPALGSVASVLNQEFTIEIGGKTLGLFGMKGFMLGGEAYDVGVFALFLFMMVFMDTAATIPTGAMAERWKFSAFILFSFFMGALVYPIFGNWVWGGGWLATLGTNFGMGHGFVDFAGSSVVHMTGGVTAFIGAKLIGPRLGKYTSDGKPVAIPGHDLPMAMLGVFILAFGWFGFNAGSSLAGGDLRVSVIAVNTMLASASGALVSGMYVWKRLGKPDPSMMSNGMLAGLVAITAPCAFVTSWASVIIGAIAGILVVESILFIERTLKVDDPVGAISVHGVCGFFGVVALGLFADGTYGDGYNGVTGGIRGLFYGDAKQFLAQVIGPLTNIIFVGISFYLIYKLVDKLVGHRVDAEAEIGGLDLPEMGALAYPDFQLSSGSQLGSYLIPVPATAAAEKELSGALIEETR
- the glnA gene encoding type I glutamate--ammonia ligase; the encoded protein is MNPKTVLKFAADEKAEFVSVRFTDMVGSWQHLSFPISELDEGSFEGGFGFDASSIRGWAAINESDMLLIPDPSKFYIDPFLQRKTLVLIADVVDPISREGYTFDPRAVAKRAQSYLQSTGVADTCYFGPEAEFFVFDKVVFHNNNNSCGATVDSAEGHWNSGSEGSGYTIRAKEGYVPVAPLDTLIDLRADISAELKTLGINVECHHHEVATGGQCEIDFRYDTLLQTADNLMLFKYTVKNVARRYGKTVTFMPKPLYGDNGNGMHCHQSLWKEGKPLFAGDGYAGISEMAKFYIGGILKHAPALAALTSPTTNSYKRLVPGFEAPVNLAYSARNRSAAVRIPMFSPSPKAKRLEVRFPDASCNPYLAFSALLMAGLDGVQNRIDPGEPLDKDIYDLPAEELAKVPSVPGSLDAALAALEADHEFLLKGGVFNETLLKRWIEYKTDREINAVRMRPHPLEFQLYYDI
- a CDS encoding sigma 54-interacting transcriptional regulator, translated to MTDKTDEIKKLSTLLEISQALSGVSNLKASFHRALEVLERQHGFIHSAVTLINEKTGEREIEATNGISLTSQANRFLLGEAITTRVLESGKHVVVPQISREPLISQRASHRKDLAKHELTFICVPVLLNRKPVGAVSVNLVYKSNRDYDRSVKFLRVAASMIAQSIKAQHAIEAERQRLVDENIHLRQELKERYDFSHIIGNSGPMRQVYESVAQVAHTNTTVLIRGESGTGKELIAHAIHYNSLRAKKPFIKVSCAALPETLIEAELFGYEKGAFTGAHTRKKGRFELAEGGTLFLDEIGDINLSTQVKLLRVLQEREFERLGGTETIRVNVRLIAATNKDLEKAIAEGTFREDLYYRLNVFTIFMPPLRERKPDVLLLADYFLQKYAREHNKNIKRISTPAIDMLTSYHWPGNVRELENCIERSILVCDEQVLHGHHLPPTLQTASESGTVSRLSLAAAIEAFEKDIIQDALKTVRGNRSRAAKLLDTTERILGYKVLKYGIDCRRFR
- a CDS encoding DUF4253 domain-containing protein, with the protein product MKLSEDEYQLSLRIGFDPEVSRLIKVVTGCPLMRLLGYTEDFQTQEVDGLSVFVKDGDQAEMVIIKLLPKLIPLGYRAFWSERESNRLAKQYEVAFLKTTSQYEILHIKKTDGANYDISTEDIIAKLKDWERFCQFTVVGAAGDWVALQFQQLPENLCQFAEAIYDLCPDSVEQGVGLRREARYPELYKAARELCPDLPEAKMGINLLANELYTSKYVFLWWD